In Haemophilus parainfluenzae, the sequence TAGAATATTCACAAAGTAATGTGCAACTGGGATTTCTCCTGCAAATACGGTACTTACGTGAGCATTTGGATCGGCTAGCATTTCAATCTTCACACCGAAAAAGTGACCAGTGATTAAGTTAATTAAAATGAAAGCAAGGCCCGCTGCAAATGCCCCACCTGCTCGCTCATTTGCCCAGCTACCACCAATTGCTAAAGCAAATAATAAATGAAGATTACCGATAATCCCCCAACCAATTTGAGCGATAATGTTTCCGACACGCGCTAGCCATTCTGCGTCACTAATCAAAGGCAGTGAGTTACCAATACTCACCATTAAACCCGCTGCTGGCATAACGGCAATCACAACCATTAGGCATTTACCGAATTTTTGCCAAAACTCAAAACTGAGTAGTTTTTTCATATCAATCCTCCTACAAGATGAGATCTACTTCTACGCCAAAATGGTCGGAAACAATCGGTTTATTTTTCCCATTAAAAATAACCTGACTGGATAAAACCTTTTTTGCCTGATTTAAAAAAATATAATCTAATCGCTTTTCTTGACTATGGCCTTTCCAGCCGTCAATCGCTTTCTCTACAGTGATGCCACTATCCTTCTGTTCTGCCATTTCAAATGTATCGAATAAGCCTAAGGATTTAATTTGTTGGTAAGCTTGCTGGTCGCTTATTGCATCAGTATTGAAATCGCCCATCAAGATTTTAAGATTCGCACTTTGACTCCGTTCTACAATATAACGAACATTATCGAGTTGGTTTTCCCCATCACAATTTGGCAAATTGATATGGCAAGAATAACATTCAATTAACTGTCCTTGATATTCTACCGTCAAGCCAATGATTTTACGCGAAAGAATTGAGTCAAGACGTTGATGTTGGCTACAATAAAACGCATCAACATCATAAACAGGCAAACGGGTTAAAAACGCAATGCCTTCATCATATTTATCGTAACCAATATGCGAATTGCTCCAAAAAAGCGAATATTTTTGTGCAACGCGTTGATTGATTTTATTCAACAGAATGACACCATAGTTATCTTGCTTTAATGTTGGCGAAATCGCAGAAGCCGACATCAATTGATTAACCTCTTGTAAGGCAATGATGTCATAGCCCTTTTCTACAATAGTATCAGCAAGAATCTCTATTTTTTCCGCTTGGTTAGCTTCTAACCAAGCGTGTACATTCAGGGTAAGTAGTTTCATTGCTTCCCCCTTAGCCCTCACAATGCCAGATGTCTGCATTATATTGAGCAATAGTACGATCTGATGAGAAAAAGCCCGCTTTTGCGATATTGTGAACTACTTTCTCATTCCAACTATCTTGATCTTCATAATCTGCTAAGATTTGTTCTTTCGCGTCGACATAAGCATTAAAGTCAATTAACGTCATAAACCAGTCTTTATTTAATAACTCGTTATAAAGACGTTCTAAACGTGTTTTATTACCTAATTTCACCACCGCAGGATTAAGAATAAAATCAACCGCTCTTTTAATCTCTTTGTCGTTTTCATAATACTCTTTTGAAACATAACCTGCTGTTTCATAAAGTTTAATAATGCTTTCTGAGTCTTTACCGAATGTATAGATATTTTCAGCACCTGCTAATTCTGCAATTTCAACATTAGCGCCATCCATTGTGCCTAGTGTTAACGCCCCATTAAGCATAAATTTCATATTCCCTGTACCGGAAGCTTCTTTAGAGGCAAGTGAAATTTGCTCTGAAATATCGGTTGCAGGAATCAGTTTTTCCGCTACGCTCACATTATAGTTTTCCACCAAATGCACGTTTAAATACTTATTCACTTTAGGATCATTATTGATTAACTCAGATAAGCAAAGAATTAAATGAATAATATCCTGTGCAATCACGTAAGCTGGTGCGGCTTTTCCACCAAAAATCACCGTAATTTTACGTTTTGGTAATTTACCCGCTTTAATTTCTAAGTATTTATGAATCACATAAAGCGCATTCATTTGTTGGCGTTTATATTCATGGAAACGCTTAATTTGCGTATCAATGATTGAATTTTCATCTAAATCAATACCTTTATTTTCTTTAAGGTACGCTTTTAATGCTAATTTGTTTTCAAACTTAATTTTCGCTAATTGTTGATGAACCTTTTTATCATCTTTAAAGGCTAACAATTTTTCTAATTTCGTTGCATCATGCAAATACTCATCGCCAATCAATTCTTTAATATAAGCAGCTAATGGTTGGTTAGAAAACTCTAACCAACGGCGGAAGGTAATGCCGTTTGTCTTATTATTAAATTTTTCAGGATATAACGCATAGAACGCTTTAAGCTCTGAATTTTTCAAAATCTCCGTATGTAATGCCGCCACACCATTCACAGAATTTGAAAAGTGGATGTCCATGTGCGCCATATGCACACGTTTTTGTTTATCAATAATTTGTACGGCAGGATCTTTATACTCGGCACGCACTAATTTATCTAATTTTTTAATGATCACCACTAAATGCGGCACCACTTCATCTAAATAAGCGAGTGGCCATTTTTCTAATGCTTCAGCCAAAATTGTATGGTTTGTGTAGCCCACCATCTTACGTACAATTTCAACGGCTTCTGCAAATTTAATCTGATGTTTTTCCGTTAATAAGCGAATTAATTCAGGAATCACCATTGAAGGGTGAGTATCGTTGATCTGAACATACGCATAATCGGCTAAATCATGTAAATTACTGCCACGTTCAATCGCTTCATCAATTAATAATTGTGCTGCATTTGATACCATGAAGTATTGTTGATAAATACGCAGTAATTCCCCATTTTTATCTGAATCATCTGGATAAAGGAATAATGTTAGATTTTCTTCAATTGCAGTTTTATCAAACTCGATACCTTTTTTAATCAGTTTAGGATTCACTGATTTAATATCAAATAAATTGAGATAGTTTTTTGTGTCTTTCTTATAACCTAGAATATCAATACGATCTAATTTAGAAGTTAACGTAAATTTCTTAAATGGCACCTCATAGCTAATATCCGTTGGAATTAACCAAGAGCTATCTTCAATCCAGTCATTAGGCTCAGCATGTTGTTCATTCTTTTTAAAGACTTGTTTGAACAACCCATAATGATAGTTTAAACCTACCCCCTCAGCATTTAAGCCAAGCGTAGACATTGAATCAATAAAACAAGAAGCCAAACGACCTAACCCACCATTTCCTAAAGACGGTTCTGGCTCAATATCTTCAATATGGCTTAATGATTTACCCGCACTTTCTAATTCCGTTTTGATGTCTTGATACACACCAAGGTTAATCAGGTTATTAGAAAGTAATTTACCAATTAAGAATTCTGCAGAAATATAATAAACCTTACGTTTACCTGTGTTTTTAGGTTTATCTGCAGAGAGTGTTTTCACGTAATTTAATAATTGAATATAAGTTTCTTTATCGCTTAATTGTTCAAGCGATTTATTGGTTTTGTTTTTTACAAATGTACTAAATTTAATCATAGGGATTTCCTGATTAGCACGTTGATATAACGTGGTCATTTTGGCTAAAAAGTCTTTTTTATCTTGTGTTAAATCAGATTTCTGCATTCTCCATTGCCAGTTTCCACCAATTGTTGACGGAACATTCATTCTTGAACTCGCAGGTGAATCTAAAATATCTTGCATCGTTGCAATCGCAGTATTGTTGACCGTTGCAAAGAGCTGACGAATCATTGCTTGGCAAATCGACTCATCATTATGACGGTGCGTATAATCATTGATATATTGCTGCTGTTGGGTGGTAAGACCGTTATACCAACCATTGGTCACATCATTATCATGCGTGCCTGTATAAGCAATAGAATGTGGTATGCAATAATGCGGGCTATCTAAGCTTTTTCCACTGACATCTTCAAAGCCAAATTGCAAAATCTTCATGCCTGGATAATTACAATCTGTAAGTAGCTTTCTGGCTTTTTCATCAATATTACCTAAGTCTTCAGCAATAATCGGCAAATCGCCTAGTTGTTCTTTAACCACTTTGAATAAGTCATAACCCGGACCAGGCTGCCAACTACCGTATTTAGCAATATCAGCTTTTCCATCTACTTGCCAATAATCGGAGAAACCTTTGAAATGGTCGATGCGGAGTACATCATAAATCTTGAAGCTTTCTTCAATGCGGTGAATCCACCAAGTATAGCCTTGTTTTTTATGTTCTTCCCAATCGTAAAGTGGGTTGCCCCAAAGCTGCCCCGTTGCACTGAATTGATCGGCAGGAACCCCCGCGACAAAAAGCGGATTGCGTTCTTTATCTAATTGGAAGAGTTCTGGTTTTGTCCAAACTTCTACGCTATCTGCCGCCACATAAATCGGCATATCACCGATAATCTTAATGCCCTTTTGATTCGCGTAATCTTTTAATTCGCCCCATTGTTTGAAGAAGAAATATTGCGTCACTTTAAAGTACTGAATTTGATCCGCTAACATGGTGCGATATTTTTCTAATGTTTTTGGATCACGCGCTACCGCTTTTTTATCAGCCCATTTTTGCAATGCTTGATTGCCGAAATGCTCTTTAATTGCCATAAACTCAGCAAAATCGTCTAACCACAAGCGGTTGTTTTTTTCAAAATTTTGGAAATCAGCTTGGAATGATTGATTCGCTAAAAAATTTTTCACTGCCGTTTCTAAAATTGGACGGCGCGCAGAGAAGATTCGTTCATAATCAACACTAGTTGGATCATCCCCAAAATTGACTGAGGCATAATCTGCTTCTTTCAATAACCCCATTTGGGTTAATAAATCAAAATCAATAAAGTGAGTATTGCCTGCGATTGCAGAGAAAGATTGATAAGGAGAATCACCATAGCTGGTGGTGGTAAGTGGAAGAATTTGCCAATAAGTTTGTTTAGTTTCAACTAAAAAATCAACAAACTCATAAGCCGATTGCCCAAAACTACCAATTCCGAATGCATTTGGTAGTGAGGTAATGTGCATAAGAACACCACTTGAACGAGTAAGCATAATATTTCCTCTAGGAAGTTATCATTTTGGCTCATTCTAACCTAAACGTATTTTTATGCAACAACTTATACGTAAAAGTTAATAACATTTTCGTAAATGTGTGACTTTTGTCACATTTTATACGTATAACATTTATGATTTTATGA encodes:
- the malQ gene encoding 4-alpha-glucanotransferase; its protein translation is MLTRSSGVLMHITSLPNAFGIGSFGQSAYEFVDFLVETKQTYWQILPLTTTSYGDSPYQSFSAIAGNTHFIDFDLLTQMGLLKEADYASVNFGDDPTSVDYERIFSARRPILETAVKNFLANQSFQADFQNFEKNNRLWLDDFAEFMAIKEHFGNQALQKWADKKAVARDPKTLEKYRTMLADQIQYFKVTQYFFFKQWGELKDYANQKGIKIIGDMPIYVAADSVEVWTKPELFQLDKERNPLFVAGVPADQFSATGQLWGNPLYDWEEHKKQGYTWWIHRIEESFKIYDVLRIDHFKGFSDYWQVDGKADIAKYGSWQPGPGYDLFKVVKEQLGDLPIIAEDLGNIDEKARKLLTDCNYPGMKILQFGFEDVSGKSLDSPHYCIPHSIAYTGTHDNDVTNGWYNGLTTQQQQYINDYTHRHNDESICQAMIRQLFATVNNTAIATMQDILDSPASSRMNVPSTIGGNWQWRMQKSDLTQDKKDFLAKMTTLYQRANQEIPMIKFSTFVKNKTNKSLEQLSDKETYIQLLNYVKTLSADKPKNTGKRKVYYISAEFLIGKLLSNNLINLGVYQDIKTELESAGKSLSHIEDIEPEPSLGNGGLGRLASCFIDSMSTLGLNAEGVGLNYHYGLFKQVFKKNEQHAEPNDWIEDSSWLIPTDISYEVPFKKFTLTSKLDRIDILGYKKDTKNYLNLFDIKSVNPKLIKKGIEFDKTAIEENLTLFLYPDDSDKNGELLRIYQQYFMVSNAAQLLIDEAIERGSNLHDLADYAYVQINDTHPSMVIPELIRLLTEKHQIKFAEAVEIVRKMVGYTNHTILAEALEKWPLAYLDEVVPHLVVIIKKLDKLVRAEYKDPAVQIIDKQKRVHMAHMDIHFSNSVNGVAALHTEILKNSELKAFYALYPEKFNNKTNGITFRRWLEFSNQPLAAYIKELIGDEYLHDATKLEKLLAFKDDKKVHQQLAKIKFENKLALKAYLKENKGIDLDENSIIDTQIKRFHEYKRQQMNALYVIHKYLEIKAGKLPKRKITVIFGGKAAPAYVIAQDIIHLILCLSELINNDPKVNKYLNVHLVENYNVSVAEKLIPATDISEQISLASKEASGTGNMKFMLNGALTLGTMDGANVEIAELAGAENIYTFGKDSESIIKLYETAGYVSKEYYENDKEIKRAVDFILNPAVVKLGNKTRLERLYNELLNKDWFMTLIDFNAYVDAKEQILADYEDQDSWNEKVVHNIAKAGFFSSDRTIAQYNADIWHCEG
- a CDS encoding endonuclease/exonuclease/phosphatase family protein, coding for MKLLTLNVHAWLEANQAEKIEILADTIVEKGYDIIALQEVNQLMSASAISPTLKQDNYGVILLNKINQRVAQKYSLFWSNSHIGYDKYDEGIAFLTRLPVYDVDAFYCSQHQRLDSILSRKIIGLTVEYQGQLIECYSCHINLPNCDGENQLDNVRYIVERSQSANLKILMGDFNTDAISDQQAYQQIKSLGLFDTFEMAEQKDSGITVEKAIDGWKGHSQEKRLDYIFLNQAKKVLSSQVIFNGKNKPIVSDHFGVEVDLIL